Genomic window (Salvelinus alpinus chromosome 13, SLU_Salpinus.1, whole genome shotgun sequence):
gttaaacactattattgcacacagagtccatgaaacttattgtgacttgttaagcacatttctactcctgagctcatttaggcttgccataacaaaggggttgaatacttactgactcaaaacatttcagcttacatttttttattaatttgtaaacatttcgaaaaacaattccactttgacattatggggtatagtgacTAAACATCTAAATTTAATAaagtttaaattcaggctgtaacacaacaaaatgtggaaaaagtcaaggggtgtgagtgctttctgaaggcactgtatgcactGTTAAAAATTGTGCTTTACTTAAAAGTAAGCTACGGGAGACAACTGTCATTTGAGTTGTAGGCACCCCacatgatagcggtagtggggtggtagatgcctagcctCCCTTACGGCTCAGATCAGGTGCCTACATAGTATACACCATAGACATGCAtaatttaaacacacacacacagaagtgaGCTCAGACACATCgagctcagagaggcccagctcatgaCCTCGAATTTAGAATGGGAAAATGAATGTGCTTATGCAACCAATCGAATCGCACCTAATAATTTCTCAACTATaacgtatcgttcctgtatcgtatcggagcccatgtatctagatacgtatcaAATCATCTTGAAAGGGATAGATAGATGCACATCCCTACTTTATGTCATATGTTTAGTATTTTCTCTCCCCTCATCACGCAGGTGGAATGAAGGAACAGGATTTAATGTGCATCAAACTTCATGGTGTCAACCGAATAGGCCTGAAGAAGATCATAGACTTCATCTACACGGCCAAGCTGTCTCTCAACATGGAGAACCTGCAGGACACACTGGAGGCAGCCAGCTTCCTCCAGATCCTCCCCGTGCTCGACTTCTGCAAGGTCTTTCTCATATCTGGGGTAAGGAGCCTAACACAGCTCATACAGCCTGCTCAGCCCCCCCAGAACTAGCCAAGGGGATTATACACAGCAGTTTAAGATGCCTCCGACTACTGTACTCAACTGCTTACTATAATGTCTACATTTGGACTTGCACTGGGATAAAAACACTGGGGCCATACTCGTGAACTTTTGCTTAGACCTAAAGGTTTATTATACCTGGTCTAAAATGGCGTGTACACCTAAAAAAGGTTTTAGATGCATTTTTATAATCCGCTACTTTGTCACATTTGCCCTATTTTGCTTGTGGGGACCTGCAGTGGAGCTTTTTCTCCTTTAAAAAAAACCTTACCCCGAATGGGATTCGTGAGGTCTGTGGCAATTTCCCAGCCCTACTATCACTCTGGAGGCCAAGTTGACCAGTTTAACAAATGTGATTGGATGGTGGCTCTTGCCGTGTAAGGTCTCTGATAGGTTGATTCTGTTCCCAGATAGAATTATGTGCTCCGCTGGTAGTCCTCAGTATCAAGGCTAATTGTGCCAGGTTGGCCTTTGAGAAAAGCTAGCTGCTAGCCATTTTAGACCACAGGTAAAAACCACGGGTCTAAGCAAAAGTTTGTGTGTGATTACGAGTGGTTGCTTCTCACTGCTTTCCCTTTCTCCTTGGCTGCAGGTGTCCCTGGATAATTGTGTGGAGGTGGGGCGCATCGCTAACGCATATAACCTCACTGAGGTAGACAAATACGTCAACAACTTCATCCTCAAGAACTTCCCCTCGTTGCTGGGCACGGGGGAGTTTGTCAAGCTGCCCTTTGAGCGGCTGGCCTTCGTTCTGTCCAGTAACAGTCTGAAGCACTGCAGCGAGCTGGACCTGTTCAAGGCTGCATGCCGCTGGCTCCGCTATGAGGACGGACGCATGGACCACGCCCCCAAGCTTATGAAGAACATCCGCTTCCCCCTCATGAACCCCCAGGAACTCATCAACCACGTGCAGACTGTGGACTTTATGCGCACCGACAACACATGCGTCAACCTCCTCTTGGAGGCCAGTAACTACCAGATGATGCCCTACATGCAGCCAGTCATGCAGTCAGAGAGGACGGCCATCCGCTCAGACAGCGGCCACCTGGTCACCCTGGGCGGCGTCCTGCGCCAGCAGCTGGTGGTCAGTAAGGAGCTGCGTCTGTTTGACGAGAAGGCCCACGAGTGGAAGGCGCTGGCGCCCATGGACGCCCCGCGCTACCAGCACGGCATCGCCGTCATCGGAAACTTCCTCTACGTGGTGGGAGGCCAGAGCAACTACGACACCAAAGGCAAGACGGCGGTGGACACGGTGTTCCGGTACGATCCGCGCTACAATAAGTGGATGCAGGTGGCGTGCCTTAACGAGAAACGCACCTTCTTCCACCTCAGCGCTCTCAAAGGACACCTCTACGCCGTAGGCGGCCGCAACGCTGCGGGAGAGCTGGGTGAGTTTAAATAATTACGCATAGCTTATTACTCTGCTTTTAGTCCTGCTCTAATGCtgcaacatacactacatggctaaaagtatgtggacacctgctcgtcgaacatatcattccaaaatcatgggcattaatatggaagtGGTCCCCTCTtcgctgctgtaacagcctccactattctgggaaggctttccactttatgttggaacattgctgctaggACTTGctcccattcagccacaagagcattagtgaggttgggcattgatgttgggcgattaggcctggctcacagtcggggttccaattcatcccaaaggtgtttgagggagttgaggtcaaggctttgtgcagaccagtcaagttcttcctcaccgatctcgacaaaccatttctgtatggaccttgctttgtgcacgctgggcattgtcatgctgaaacaggaaaaagtatttcccaaactgttgccacaaagttggaagcacagaatcatttagaatgtcattgtatgctgtagcgttaagatttcccatcGCTGGAatgaaggggcctagcccgaacaatgaaaaacagccccatacaattattcctcctccaccaaactttacagttggcactatgcattcggggagGTTGTGTTCTCCTGaccagtggcggatttaggtataggcgacatgggcagctGCCTAGGGCGGCAGCTTGCTGGGGGCGGCACGGGGCGCCTGCACAAAAAAAtaggaatggtgacatttgcgcgatcggttttctatcgcttaTTTgtacgtcacgtcaatgatatcatgtcaccgtgtgggactgtgggtcaattaacctgtcggagtgggcgccctgattctagtttgtgagctaggtaGGCTACTgtctgggaaggtctcccactcagaagtacgagatggggagggaggcgggggtaggttgacctcaggtctccccactggaagcccgaggtagggtaGAGTTGGGGGAATATATCAAATaccgcacctctaactttgtacagtactaatgcaattagtaaaatcagtcactcaacgaaatgctaccaaataaaccacagtTCATTCGTAATACGTAATATAATATatagttttttaaaatattttttctggtttgtgcgaaatcgttaagaataatataaaaccagtctgcacaccaccaaggtgaattggtttagtcttgactcttggttgacagtgttgggggatgagtaatgccaaattctcgagtcttatttttgtatataaactcagcaaaaaaagaaacgtcctctcactgtcaactgcgtttattttcagcaaacttaacatttgtatgtacataacaagattcaacaactgagacataaactgaacaagacatgtgactaacagaagtgGAATAatttgtccctgaacaaagggtgggtcaaaatcaaaagtttgtcagtatctggtgtggccaccagctgcattaagtactgcagtgcatatccccttcgtggactgcaccagatttgccagttcttgctgtgagatgttaccccactcttccaccaaggcacctgcaagttcccggacatttctggggggaatggccctagcactcaccctctgatcccacaggtcccagatgtgctcaatgggattgagatccaggctcttcgctggccatggcagaacactgacattcctgattgcaggaaatcacgcacagaacgagctgtATGGCTggtgggtcatgtcaggatgagcctgcaagaagggtaccacatgagggaggaggatgtcttccctgtaaagcacagcgttgagattgcctgcaatgacaacaagctcagtccgatgatgctgtgacacaccgccacagaccatgacggaccctccacctccaaatcgatcccgctccagagtacaggcctcggggtaacgctcattccttcaataaacgcgaatccgaccatcacccctggtgagacaaaaccgcacctcgtcagtgaagagcacttttttccagtcctgtctggtccagcgacggtgggtttgtgcccataggcgacgttgttgccggtgatgtctagagaggacctgccttacaacaggcatacaagcccctcagtccagcctctctcagcctattgcggacagtctgagcactgatggagggattgtgcattcctggtgtaactcgggcagttgttgttgccatcctgtacctgtcccgcaggtgtgatgttcggatgtaccgatcctgtgcaggtgttgttacatgtggtctgccactgcaaggacgatcagctgtccgttctgtctccctgtagcgctgtcttaggtgtctcacagtacggacattgcagtttattgccctggccacatctgcctccttgcagcatgccaaaggcacattcacacagatgagcagggaccctgggcatctttcttttggtgtttttcagagtcagtagaaaggcctctttagtgtcctaagttttcataactgtaaccttaattgcctaccgtctgtaagctgttagtgtcttaaggaccgttccacgggtgcatgttcattaattgtttatggttcatgggaaacagtgtttaaaccctttacaatgaagatctgtgaagttatttggatttttacgaattatctttgaaagacagggtcctgaaaaaggtatGTTtcctttttgctgagtttatttttatatttaaatagttttttgtgttatgattatttatttgtgttgttccaaatgtctgaataaaaattacagttagtgcagaatagtgcttttttgggggggggggggggtcggttgCTGAAGGAGGGGTTCGCACAGGGAGCCacacaagctagaaccgccactgctcctggcatccaccaaacccagattcgtccgtcggactaccagatagtgaagcgtaattcatcactacagagaaggcgtttccactgctccagagtccaatggcggcgagctttacaccactccagccaacacttggcataacgcattgtgatcttaggcttgtgtgcggctgctcagccatggaaacccatttcatgaagctccaagtaatagttattgtgctgacgttgcttccagaggcagtttggaactcgatagtgaggttgcaaccgaggacagacgatttttacacattACGCGCTTTAGCACTtcgcggtcccgttctgtgagcttatgtggtctacctgagccattgttgctcctagatgtttccacttcacaataacagcacttacagttgactggggcagctctagcagggcaggaatttgacaaactgacttgttggaaaggtggcatcctatgacggtgccacgttgaaagtcactgagctcttcagtaagcccattctactgccatttttgtcgatggagattgcatggctgtgtgctcgattttatacacctgtcagcaacggttgtggctgaaatagccaactccactaatttgaaggcatgtccaaatact
Coding sequences:
- the LOC139537066 gene encoding kelch-like protein 13 isoform X2 — translated: MEHPVHRGETMSLGLHDRYCAISLVEDDDPHMKVSLGCGDMGISAHLQASKTGNTRFFTSNTHSSVVLQGFDQLRIEGLLCDVTLVAGDGDEAFPVHRAMMASSSDYFKAMFTGGMKEQDLMCIKLHGVNRIGLKKIIDFIYTAKLSLNMENLQDTLEAASFLQILPVLDFCKVFLISGVSLDNCVEVGRIANAYNLTEVDKYVNNFILKNFPSLLGTGEFVKLPFERLAFVLSSNSLKHCSELDLFKAACRWLRYEDGRMDHAPKLMKNIRFPLMNPQELINHVQTVDFMRTDNTCVNLLLEASNYQMMPYMQPVMQSERTAIRSDSGHLVTLGGVLRQQLVVSKELRLFDEKAHEWKALAPMDAPRYQHGIAVIGNFLYVVGGQSNYDTKGKTAVDTVFRYDPRYNKWMQVACLNEKRTFFHLSALKGHLYAVGGRNAAGELATVECYNPRTNEWTYVAKMNEPHYGHAGTVYGGYMYISGGITHDTFQKELMCFDPDADKWTQKAPMTTVRGLHCMCTVGDRLYVIGGNHFRGTSDYDDVLSCEYYSPALDLWTPIAAMLRGQSDVGVAVFENKIYVVGGYSWNNRCMVEIVQKYDPEKDEWHKVFDLPESLGGIRACTLTVFPPEDLMGSPSRESPLSAP
- the LOC139537066 gene encoding kelch-like protein 13 isoform X1 → MPLKWKSGSPVSWKFPVPVLKTSRSSPLSPAYISLVEDDDPHMKVSLGCGDMGISAHLQASKTGNTRFFTSNTHSSVVLQGFDQLRIEGLLCDVTLVAGDGDEAFPVHRAMMASSSDYFKAMFTGGMKEQDLMCIKLHGVNRIGLKKIIDFIYTAKLSLNMENLQDTLEAASFLQILPVLDFCKVFLISGVSLDNCVEVGRIANAYNLTEVDKYVNNFILKNFPSLLGTGEFVKLPFERLAFVLSSNSLKHCSELDLFKAACRWLRYEDGRMDHAPKLMKNIRFPLMNPQELINHVQTVDFMRTDNTCVNLLLEASNYQMMPYMQPVMQSERTAIRSDSGHLVTLGGVLRQQLVVSKELRLFDEKAHEWKALAPMDAPRYQHGIAVIGNFLYVVGGQSNYDTKGKTAVDTVFRYDPRYNKWMQVACLNEKRTFFHLSALKGHLYAVGGRNAAGELATVECYNPRTNEWTYVAKMNEPHYGHAGTVYGGYMYISGGITHDTFQKELMCFDPDADKWTQKAPMTTVRGLHCMCTVGDRLYVIGGNHFRGTSDYDDVLSCEYYSPALDLWTPIAAMLRGQSDVGVAVFENKIYVVGGYSWNNRCMVEIVQKYDPEKDEWHKVFDLPESLGGIRACTLTVFPPEDLMGSPSRESPLSAP
- the LOC139537066 gene encoding kelch-like protein 13 isoform X3: MEHPVHRGETMSLGLHDRSLVEDDDPHMKVSLGCGDMGISAHLQASKTGNTRFFTSNTHSSVVLQGFDQLRIEGLLCDVTLVAGDGDEAFPVHRAMMASSSDYFKAMFTGGMKEQDLMCIKLHGVNRIGLKKIIDFIYTAKLSLNMENLQDTLEAASFLQILPVLDFCKVFLISGVSLDNCVEVGRIANAYNLTEVDKYVNNFILKNFPSLLGTGEFVKLPFERLAFVLSSNSLKHCSELDLFKAACRWLRYEDGRMDHAPKLMKNIRFPLMNPQELINHVQTVDFMRTDNTCVNLLLEASNYQMMPYMQPVMQSERTAIRSDSGHLVTLGGVLRQQLVVSKELRLFDEKAHEWKALAPMDAPRYQHGIAVIGNFLYVVGGQSNYDTKGKTAVDTVFRYDPRYNKWMQVACLNEKRTFFHLSALKGHLYAVGGRNAAGELATVECYNPRTNEWTYVAKMNEPHYGHAGTVYGGYMYISGGITHDTFQKELMCFDPDADKWTQKAPMTTVRGLHCMCTVGDRLYVIGGNHFRGTSDYDDVLSCEYYSPALDLWTPIAAMLRGQSDVGVAVFENKIYVVGGYSWNNRCMVEIVQKYDPEKDEWHKVFDLPESLGGIRACTLTVFPPEDLMGSPSRESPLSAP
- the LOC139537066 gene encoding kelch-like protein 13 isoform X4 → MKVSLGCGDMGISAHLQASKTGNTRFFTSNTHSSVVLQGFDQLRIEGLLCDVTLVAGDGDEAFPVHRAMMASSSDYFKAMFTGGMKEQDLMCIKLHGVNRIGLKKIIDFIYTAKLSLNMENLQDTLEAASFLQILPVLDFCKVFLISGVSLDNCVEVGRIANAYNLTEVDKYVNNFILKNFPSLLGTGEFVKLPFERLAFVLSSNSLKHCSELDLFKAACRWLRYEDGRMDHAPKLMKNIRFPLMNPQELINHVQTVDFMRTDNTCVNLLLEASNYQMMPYMQPVMQSERTAIRSDSGHLVTLGGVLRQQLVVSKELRLFDEKAHEWKALAPMDAPRYQHGIAVIGNFLYVVGGQSNYDTKGKTAVDTVFRYDPRYNKWMQVACLNEKRTFFHLSALKGHLYAVGGRNAAGELATVECYNPRTNEWTYVAKMNEPHYGHAGTVYGGYMYISGGITHDTFQKELMCFDPDADKWTQKAPMTTVRGLHCMCTVGDRLYVIGGNHFRGTSDYDDVLSCEYYSPALDLWTPIAAMLRGQSDVGVAVFENKIYVVGGYSWNNRCMVEIVQKYDPEKDEWHKVFDLPESLGGIRACTLTVFPPEDLMGSPSRESPLSAP